In Streptomyces sp. NBC_00414, a single window of DNA contains:
- a CDS encoding S8 family serine peptidase — translation MTLNSQRAPISGARRAARIAVAAGLVAALSSVGPIPMAFSADDPGTPADTPVKAASGKLGSADADLLAQAQAGGDKNVTMMIATAPGQTEQVAGQLDAVKGGSVGRTYDKLGYVRATVPTAKAEAAIAAASKLSSVHGIDLRQEIVLDDPTPSADTAKGAKKGSTAAAYPAPGKNTPAENPYNPSFETGAVDFVKKNPKADGRGITIGILDSGVDVAHPALQKTTTGERKIVDWVTATDPLVDGDATWRAMVNARSGPVFTFDGESWEAPAGDYAVSRFRESASVGGDANGDLNRDGDTTDSWGVLYDAAARTVRVDLNDNNDFTDDAAMKPYKDGYQIGYFGTDDPATEIAERVPFVVEIRKDVPMDPLGGDWVGKKSDFVNIGIIESEHGTHVAGITAANKLFGGKMNGAAPGAKLVSSRACTWSGGCTNVALTEGMIDLVANRGVDIVNMSIGGLPALNDGNNARAELYTRLIDTYGVQLVISAGNSGPGANTIGDPGLADKVISVGASISKQTWAANYGSAVEKKYAMLPFSSRGPREDGGFTPTLTAPGAAINTTQTWFPGGPVAEAGYSLPPGYSMLQGTSMASPQAAGASALLLSAAKQKRIDLTPATLRTALTSTADHISGTQAYAEGAGLIDIPDAWDSIRDGATAHEYTVKAPVDTAIDFALKTPGFGTGLYDREGGLKAGQKKTYDVTVTRTTGADRAVRHELSLENNRDKTFRIVGKDEISLPLNKPVTVKVEARPENAGLSSAILEVDDPRTEGVDKQVLTTVVVAAPLSASQKYAFSASGKVQRNSTTSYFVTVPEGAKNLEVAIGGLKTGSQTRFIAIHPYGVPVDNTSTPYCYNNYLDGNGCRPDLRAYSDPQPGVWEIEVESRRTSPLLDNPYKLNVEVLGADFDPAVVTVPDAKAGTPTPASWKVTNKLAPVDGSLKGGPLGSSKSTRPTIAQGATDTVTVDVPAGAESLDVSIGNVSDAAADLDLSVYDGQGNLVGSSADGDSEEAVSVASPAAGTYTVLVDGYSVPAGTTAYDYLDVYFAPSLGQVEVASTPVKLATGASASVTAQVVANAAPPAGRTFFGRVQLVNARGTAAGTGSVLIEKVTP, via the coding sequence ATGACCCTCAACTCTCAGCGCGCTCCGATCAGCGGCGCGAGACGCGCGGCACGCATAGCCGTCGCCGCCGGTCTCGTGGCCGCGCTCTCCTCGGTCGGGCCGATACCCATGGCCTTCTCCGCGGACGACCCGGGCACACCCGCCGACACACCGGTCAAGGCCGCGAGCGGAAAGCTCGGTTCGGCCGACGCCGACCTCCTCGCGCAGGCGCAGGCGGGCGGCGACAAGAACGTCACGATGATGATCGCCACCGCCCCCGGGCAGACCGAGCAGGTCGCGGGGCAGCTGGACGCGGTCAAGGGTGGCTCCGTCGGCCGCACCTACGACAAGCTCGGCTACGTCCGCGCCACCGTCCCCACCGCCAAGGCCGAAGCGGCCATCGCGGCGGCCTCCAAGCTCTCCTCCGTGCACGGCATCGACCTGCGCCAGGAGATCGTGCTGGACGACCCGACCCCGTCCGCGGACACGGCCAAGGGCGCCAAGAAGGGGTCCACCGCCGCCGCGTACCCGGCGCCCGGCAAGAACACGCCCGCCGAGAACCCGTACAACCCGTCCTTCGAGACGGGTGCCGTCGACTTCGTGAAGAAGAACCCGAAGGCGGACGGCCGGGGCATCACCATCGGCATCCTCGACTCCGGTGTCGACGTGGCGCACCCCGCGCTGCAGAAGACGACGACCGGTGAGCGCAAGATCGTCGACTGGGTGACGGCGACCGACCCCCTGGTCGACGGCGACGCGACCTGGCGCGCGATGGTCAACGCCCGCTCGGGCCCGGTCTTCACCTTCGACGGCGAGAGCTGGGAGGCCCCGGCCGGCGACTACGCGGTCAGCCGCTTCCGCGAGTCCGCCTCCGTGGGCGGCGACGCGAACGGCGACCTGAACCGCGACGGCGACACGACCGACAGCTGGGGCGTCCTCTACGACGCCGCCGCCAGGACGGTCCGCGTCGACCTGAACGACAACAACGACTTCACCGACGACGCCGCGATGAAGCCGTACAAGGACGGCTACCAGATCGGCTACTTCGGTACCGACGACCCGGCGACGGAGATCGCCGAGCGGGTGCCGTTCGTCGTGGAGATCCGCAAGGACGTCCCGATGGACCCGCTGGGCGGCGACTGGGTCGGCAAGAAGTCCGACTTCGTCAACATCGGCATCATCGAGTCCGAGCACGGCACACACGTCGCGGGCATCACCGCCGCCAACAAGCTGTTCGGCGGCAAGATGAACGGCGCGGCGCCCGGCGCCAAGCTCGTCTCCTCGCGCGCCTGCACCTGGAGCGGCGGCTGCACGAACGTCGCGCTCACCGAGGGCATGATCGACCTCGTCGCCAACCGCGGCGTCGACATCGTGAACATGTCGATCGGCGGTCTGCCCGCGCTGAACGACGGCAACAACGCGCGCGCCGAGCTCTACACGCGCCTCATCGACACCTACGGCGTGCAGCTGGTCATCTCGGCCGGCAACTCGGGCCCCGGCGCCAACACGATCGGCGACCCCGGCCTGGCCGACAAGGTCATCTCGGTCGGCGCGTCCATCTCCAAGCAGACCTGGGCCGCCAACTACGGCTCGGCCGTGGAGAAGAAGTACGCGATGCTGCCCTTCTCCTCGCGCGGCCCGCGTGAGGACGGCGGCTTCACTCCGACGCTGACCGCGCCCGGCGCGGCCATCAACACCACGCAGACCTGGTTCCCCGGCGGCCCGGTCGCCGAGGCGGGCTACTCCCTGCCGCCCGGCTACTCGATGCTCCAGGGCACCTCGATGGCGTCCCCGCAGGCCGCGGGCGCGTCCGCGCTGCTGCTCAGCGCCGCGAAGCAGAAGCGCATCGACCTGACGCCGGCCACGCTGCGCACCGCGCTGACCTCGACCGCCGACCACATCAGCGGCACGCAGGCGTACGCGGAGGGCGCGGGCCTCATCGACATCCCCGACGCCTGGGACTCGATCCGTGACGGCGCCACCGCCCACGAGTACACGGTGAAGGCCCCGGTCGACACCGCGATCGACTTCGCGCTCAAGACCCCGGGCTTCGGCACCGGCCTCTACGACCGCGAGGGCGGCCTCAAGGCCGGGCAGAAGAAGACCTACGACGTCACCGTGACCCGTACGACCGGCGCGGACCGCGCCGTCCGGCACGAGCTGAGTCTGGAGAACAACCGGGACAAGACGTTCCGGATCGTCGGCAAGGACGAGATCTCGCTGCCGCTGAACAAGCCGGTGACGGTGAAGGTCGAGGCCAGGCCCGAGAACGCCGGTCTGAGCAGCGCCATCCTGGAGGTCGACGACCCGCGCACCGAGGGCGTCGACAAGCAGGTCCTGACCACCGTGGTGGTCGCCGCCCCGCTGTCCGCCTCGCAGAAGTACGCCTTCTCGGCGTCCGGCAAGGTCCAGCGCAACTCCACCACCTCGTACTTCGTGACCGTCCCCGAGGGCGCGAAGAACCTGGAGGTCGCGATCGGCGGCCTGAAGACCGGCAGCCAGACCCGCTTCATCGCCATCCACCCGTACGGCGTCCCGGTCGACAACACGTCCACGCCGTACTGCTACAACAACTACCTCGACGGCAACGGCTGCCGCCCCGACCTGCGGGCCTACAGCGACCCGCAGCCGGGCGTCTGGGAGATCGAGGTCGAGTCGCGCCGTACGTCGCCGCTGCTCGACAACCCGTACAAGCTGAACGTCGAGGTGCTGGGCGCCGACTTCGACCCGGCCGTCGTGACCGTCCCCGACGCCAAGGCCGGTACGCCGACCCCGGCCTCCTGGAAGGTGACGAACAAGCTCGCCCCGGTCGACGGTTCGCTGAAGGGCGGCCCGCTCGGCTCCTCCAAGAGCACGCGGCCGACCATCGCCCAGGGCGCCACGGACACCGTCACGGTGGACGTGCCCGCGGGCGCCGAGTCGCTCGACGTGAGCATCGGCAACGTCTCGGACGCCGCCGCCGACCTCGACCTGTCGGTCTACGACGGACAGGGCAACCTGGTCGGCTCGTCCGCGGACGGCGACTCCGAGGAGGCCGTCTCCGTGGCGTCGCCCGCGGCCGGTACGTACACCGTGCTGGTCGACGGCTACTCGGTCCCGGCGGGCACCACCGCGTACGACTACCTGGACGTGTACTTCGCGCCCTCGCTCGGACAGGTGGAGGTCGCCTCCACGCCCGTGAAGCTCGCCACCGGCGCCTCGGCGTCGGTCACCGCGCAGGTCGTCGCGAACGCGGCGCCGCCGGCGGGCCGCACGTTCTTCGGGCGCGTGCAGCTCGTGAACGCGCGGGGCACCGCGGCCGGGACGGGCAGCGTGCTGATCGAGAAGGTCACGCCGTAA
- a CDS encoding NUDIX hydrolase has product MQKELRVAAYGVCVRGGRILLARLVEKGGGKRWTLPGGGMDHGEDPYDTVVREAEEETGYTVEPLSLLGVDSIVRTYPRRLGADVDFHALRIVYETRVTGGELRHEADGSTDLAAWHPLDEVPALDRVGLVDVGLALWRERPGVGRVTGIPDA; this is encoded by the coding sequence ATGCAGAAGGAGTTGAGGGTGGCGGCTTACGGCGTGTGCGTACGGGGCGGGCGGATACTTCTCGCCCGCTTGGTGGAGAAGGGCGGCGGCAAGCGCTGGACGCTACCGGGCGGCGGCATGGACCACGGCGAGGACCCCTACGACACCGTCGTCCGGGAGGCCGAGGAGGAGACCGGATACACGGTCGAACCCCTCTCCCTGCTCGGCGTCGACTCGATAGTGCGGACCTACCCGCGCCGCCTCGGCGCCGATGTCGACTTCCATGCTCTGCGGATCGTCTACGAGACCCGCGTCACCGGCGGTGAACTCCGCCACGAGGCCGACGGCTCGACCGACCTGGCTGCCTGGCATCCCCTCGACGAGGTGCCCGCCCTGGACCGCGTGGGACTCGTCGATGTGGGACTCGCGCTGTGGCGGGAGAGGCCTGGGGTCGGTCGCGTGACGGGCATCCCGGACGCCTGA
- a CDS encoding TIGR03767 family metallophosphoesterase, which produces MSRIRSVATAARDRRAFLAATGAVSLSAGIGFALRPGTSEAATHTATAQGQPIAVSRRAPAAPLAPYTRGTSLSTVAAARPGSGYRRLGDGPAWSRVVRGDLAAPKTGRAERRTALAAFVQFTDLHLVDVQHPLRYEYLRAQTASAWRPQESLSVAGAVSLVERVNALRGAPVTGSPLHFVMTTGDNTDNNAKTELDWFLKVMSGGRITPNSGDPARYEGVQNSDLKLYWQPDAALRDADKQLGFPRIEGFLAAAIRELRSPGLNLPWYSTVGNHDSLPGGCYAPGDSFFAEFAVGGKKLMTLDESVGTAVWKNVKKGGDPKGAGFKAMLKSQARSMRSVTPDEARAPFTPTEYLRAHLDPAHTGTGPVGHGYSQANLAAKTQYYTFRIADDVLGVSLDTTDPGGHYEGSIGTAQLRWLERTLKAAEKNKEHVIVFSHHTSKSMRNLREDPAHPGERRHGGDELVSVLGAHRPVLAWVNGHSHKNDITPHSAPDGRSFWEVSTASHVDFPQLARVIEIADNHDGTLSLFTTLIESAAPHGTDFTDLSQTGLAALYRELSFNAPGARTDLTGTPADRNTELVLKKG; this is translated from the coding sequence ATGTCGCGCATACGCTCTGTCGCCACCGCCGCTCGTGACCGCCGCGCCTTCCTGGCCGCCACCGGGGCGGTGTCCCTCTCCGCGGGCATCGGCTTCGCGCTGCGTCCGGGAACCAGCGAGGCCGCCACCCACACCGCCACCGCCCAGGGTCAGCCGATCGCCGTCTCCCGCAGGGCGCCGGCCGCACCCCTGGCCCCGTACACCCGGGGCACCTCCCTCTCGACCGTCGCGGCCGCCCGCCCGGGCTCCGGCTACCGGCGGCTCGGCGACGGGCCCGCCTGGTCGCGCGTCGTCCGCGGCGACCTGGCCGCCCCGAAGACCGGCCGGGCCGAGCGGCGCACCGCGCTCGCCGCGTTCGTGCAGTTCACCGACCTGCACCTGGTCGACGTCCAGCACCCGCTGCGGTACGAGTACCTGCGCGCGCAGACCGCCAGCGCCTGGCGTCCCCAGGAGTCCCTGTCGGTGGCCGGCGCGGTCTCGCTCGTCGAGCGGGTCAACGCGCTGCGCGGCGCCCCCGTCACCGGATCCCCGCTGCACTTCGTGATGACCACCGGCGACAACACCGACAACAACGCCAAGACGGAACTGGACTGGTTCCTGAAGGTGATGAGCGGTGGCCGCATCACTCCCAACTCCGGTGACCCGGCCCGCTACGAAGGCGTCCAGAACAGCGACCTCAAGCTCTACTGGCAGCCCGACGCGGCCCTGCGCGACGCCGACAAGCAGCTCGGCTTCCCACGCATCGAGGGCTTCCTCGCCGCGGCGATCCGCGAACTGCGCAGCCCCGGCCTCAACCTGCCCTGGTACTCGACGGTCGGCAACCACGACTCGCTGCCCGGCGGCTGCTACGCGCCCGGTGACTCCTTCTTCGCCGAGTTCGCGGTCGGCGGCAAGAAGCTGATGACGCTCGACGAGTCGGTCGGCACCGCCGTCTGGAAGAACGTCAAGAAGGGCGGCGACCCCAAGGGCGCCGGCTTCAAGGCGATGCTCAAGTCCCAGGCGCGCAGCATGCGTTCGGTCACCCCGGACGAGGCCCGCGCCCCCTTCACGCCCACCGAGTACCTCCGGGCCCACCTCGACCCGGCGCACACCGGCACGGGCCCCGTCGGACACGGCTACTCGCAGGCCAACCTCGCCGCGAAGACCCAGTACTACACGTTCCGTATCGCGGACGACGTGCTCGGAGTCAGCCTCGACACCACCGACCCGGGCGGCCACTACGAGGGCTCGATCGGCACGGCCCAACTACGCTGGCTGGAGCGCACCTTGAAGGCGGCGGAGAAGAACAAGGAACACGTCATCGTCTTCAGCCACCACACCAGCAAGTCGATGCGCAACCTCCGCGAGGACCCGGCGCACCCGGGGGAGCGGCGCCACGGCGGCGACGAACTGGTCTCCGTGCTCGGCGCCCACCGCCCGGTGCTGGCCTGGGTGAACGGCCACAGCCACAAGAACGACATCACCCCGCACTCCGCCCCGGACGGCCGCTCCTTCTGGGAGGTCTCGACCGCCTCGCACGTCGACTTCCCGCAGCTCGCCCGGGTCATCGAGATCGCCGACAACCACGACGGCACGCTCTCCCTGTTCACCACGCTCATCGAGTCCGCGGCCCCGCACGGCACGGACTTCACGGACCTCTCCCAGACAGGCCTGGCGGCCCTGTACCGAGAACTCTCCTTCAACGCCCCGGGCGCCCGAACAGACCTGACCGGCACCCCGGCGGACCGCAACACGGAGCTGGTACTGAAGAAGGGCTGA
- a CDS encoding serine hydrolase domain-containing protein: MTSPRTLRLSLTATAALAVATLTAPAALADAPPRAREHTATQQAMNAAVEDGVPGVAAQAKDTHGTWKATAGVGDLRTKKPRSAHDRYRVGSITKTFVSTVLLQLEAEGRLSLDDKVDKWLPGVVDGNGHDGRRVTLRRLLNHTSGIFDYTSDDDFARTYFLKDGFFEHRFDKRSPRDLVSIAMAHKPDFEPGASWNYSNTNYVLTGMVIEKVTGHAYGDEVRERIIEPLGLHATLVPGTYPKVPGPSSRAYGKLARTTTGPTYDVTELNPGLASASGEMISDSGDLNRFYSALLRGRLLPNRQLAEMKTTVKVDAIPNAGYGLGLIERELSCGVVVWGHGGGIHGSSSEAVTTADGRHSLAFNFNGDWSGNSDAVIEAEFCAKPKPKPKAK, encoded by the coding sequence ATGACATCACCCCGCACTCTCCGCCTGAGCCTCACAGCCACCGCCGCACTCGCCGTAGCCACATTGACGGCCCCAGCGGCCCTGGCTGACGCACCGCCCCGGGCGAGAGAACACACCGCGACCCAGCAGGCGATGAACGCCGCGGTCGAGGACGGAGTCCCCGGCGTGGCGGCTCAGGCCAAGGACACCCACGGCACCTGGAAGGCCACCGCGGGCGTGGGCGACCTCAGGACGAAGAAACCCCGCTCGGCCCACGACCGCTACCGCGTGGGCAGCATCACCAAGACGTTCGTGTCGACGGTCCTGCTCCAACTGGAGGCGGAGGGCCGGCTCTCGCTGGACGACAAGGTCGACAAGTGGCTGCCCGGCGTCGTGGACGGCAACGGCCACGACGGCCGCCGCGTCACCCTCCGCCGGCTCCTCAACCACACGAGCGGCATCTTCGACTACACGTCGGACGACGACTTCGCCCGCACCTACTTCCTGAAGGACGGCTTCTTCGAGCACCGCTTCGACAAGCGGTCGCCCAGGGACCTCGTGAGCATCGCGATGGCCCACAAGCCGGACTTCGAGCCGGGCGCCTCCTGGAACTACTCCAACACCAACTACGTCCTGACCGGAATGGTGATCGAGAAGGTCACCGGCCACGCCTACGGCGACGAGGTCCGAGAGCGCATCATCGAACCGCTCGGACTGCACGCCACCCTCGTCCCGGGTACGTACCCGAAGGTGCCGGGCCCCAGCAGCCGGGCGTACGGCAAACTCGCCCGGACGACCACGGGCCCGACCTACGACGTCACGGAGCTCAACCCCGGCCTCGCCTCCGCGTCGGGGGAGATGATCTCCGACTCGGGCGACCTCAACCGCTTCTACTCGGCGCTGCTGCGGGGCAGGCTCCTGCCGAACAGGCAGCTCGCCGAGATGAAGACCACCGTCAAGGTCGACGCGATCCCGAACGCCGGTTACGGCCTCGGCCTCATCGAACGCGAGCTGAGCTGCGGTGTCGTCGTCTGGGGCCACGGCGGAGGCATCCACGGCTCCAGCTCGGAGGCCGTCACGACGGCGGACGGCCGCCACTCGCTCGCCTTCAACTTCAACGGCGACTGGTCGGGGAACAGCGACGCGGTGATCGAGGCGGAGTTCTGCGCGAAGCCGAAGCCGAAGCCGAAGGCGAAGTAG
- the pepN gene encoding aminopeptidase N, with protein MPGENLSRDEARERAALLSVEEYEVSLDLRSAVGGTGAEPRTFRSVTTIRFRSAEAGATSFADLIAPGVTAVSLNGRDLDPGAVFDGSRILLEDLAEDNELVVDAQCAYSRTGEGMHRFVDPEDGEVYLYTQYEPADSRRVFANFEQPDLKAPFRFEVRAPEGWVVWSNGAGELTDGVWKFAGTKPISTYITAFVAGPYHYVTDSYERVLDDGTRLEIPLGALCRKGLARHFDADDVFLVTKQGLDFFHDHFDYPYPFGKYDQAFVPEYNLGAMENPGCVTFREEFIFRGNVTQASYERRANVILHEMAHMWFGDLVTMVWWDDLWLKESFADFMGTFSMVEATRFTNGWVTFANNRKAWAYRADQLPSTHPVTADIRDLEDAKLNFDGITYAKGASVLKQLVAYAGRDAFLEGARRYFKRHAYGNTRLGDLLSVLEETSGRDMAAWSRSWLQTAGVNSLTPQVLLDAEGRVSELTVLQEAAESHPELRPHRVAVGLYRREGADGSGDGSGGGSLVRYARAEVDVDGPRTVVGELAGADAPELVLVNDDDLTYCKIRFDAGSLETLRAHLGDITDPLARALCWSALWNLTRDALMPARDFVDLVLRFAGRESDIGVLQTLHAWANSALTFYAAPEWRAAGGRLLAEGALRELRSAGPGSQHQLTWARFFAAVASGEDDLRLLQELLEGSAKIDGLEVDQELRWAFLEPLAAHGVADEAVLAAELARDDTASGKRHQVRCLAARPSAAVKAQAWAAVVESDSLSNALVEATIGGFAQASHRELTASYASKYFEVIERVWAERSIQIGMDVVRGLFPSLQDSAETLAAADAWLASHGEAAPALRRLVVEARDDLGRALRGQACDGAAAG; from the coding sequence GTGCCCGGTGAGAATCTGTCCCGCGACGAGGCCCGCGAGCGGGCAGCACTGCTGTCCGTCGAGGAGTACGAGGTGTCCCTGGACCTGCGCTCCGCGGTGGGCGGGACGGGCGCCGAGCCGCGCACCTTCAGGTCGGTGACGACCATCCGGTTCCGCAGCGCGGAGGCGGGTGCCACGAGCTTCGCGGACCTGATCGCGCCGGGCGTCACGGCCGTCTCGCTGAACGGCAGGGACCTCGACCCGGGCGCGGTCTTCGACGGCTCGCGGATCCTCCTGGAGGACCTGGCCGAGGACAACGAGCTGGTGGTCGACGCCCAGTGCGCGTACAGCCGCACGGGTGAGGGCATGCACCGCTTCGTCGACCCCGAGGACGGCGAGGTCTACCTCTACACGCAGTACGAGCCGGCCGACTCCCGCCGGGTCTTCGCCAACTTCGAGCAGCCCGACCTCAAGGCGCCCTTCCGCTTCGAGGTGCGGGCCCCCGAGGGCTGGGTGGTGTGGAGCAACGGCGCCGGTGAGCTGACCGACGGGGTCTGGAAGTTCGCCGGGACCAAACCCATCTCGACGTACATCACGGCCTTCGTCGCCGGCCCGTACCACTATGTGACCGACTCCTACGAGCGGGTCCTCGACGACGGCACCCGGCTGGAGATCCCCCTCGGCGCCCTCTGTCGCAAGGGTCTGGCCAGGCACTTCGACGCCGATGACGTCTTCCTGGTGACCAAGCAGGGCCTCGACTTCTTCCACGACCACTTCGACTACCCGTACCCGTTCGGGAAGTACGACCAGGCGTTCGTGCCCGAGTACAACCTCGGCGCGATGGAGAACCCGGGATGTGTGACCTTCCGCGAGGAGTTCATCTTCCGCGGCAACGTGACGCAGGCGTCGTACGAGCGCCGGGCGAACGTGATCCTGCACGAGATGGCCCACATGTGGTTCGGCGACCTGGTGACCATGGTCTGGTGGGACGACCTGTGGCTCAAGGAGTCCTTCGCGGACTTCATGGGCACGTTCTCCATGGTCGAGGCGACCCGCTTCACCAACGGCTGGGTCACCTTCGCCAACAACCGCAAGGCGTGGGCGTACCGCGCCGACCAGCTGCCCTCCACCCACCCGGTCACCGCGGACATCCGCGACCTGGAGGACGCCAAGCTCAACTTCGACGGGATCACGTACGCGAAGGGTGCGTCCGTCCTCAAGCAGCTGGTCGCCTACGCCGGACGGGACGCGTTCCTTGAGGGCGCCCGCCGCTACTTCAAGCGGCACGCGTACGGGAACACGCGCCTCGGTGACCTGCTGTCGGTCCTGGAGGAGACGAGCGGGCGCGACATGGCGGCCTGGTCGCGGTCCTGGCTGCAGACCGCGGGCGTCAACTCCCTCACGCCGCAGGTGCTCCTCGACGCGGAGGGCCGGGTCAGTGAGCTGACGGTTCTCCAGGAGGCCGCCGAGTCGCATCCCGAACTGCGGCCGCACCGGGTCGCGGTGGGTCTGTACCGGCGGGAGGGCGCGGACGGGTCGGGCGACGGTTCCGGCGGCGGCTCGCTCGTGCGGTACGCGCGGGCCGAGGTGGACGTCGACGGGCCGCGCACGGTCGTCGGCGAGCTGGCCGGGGCGGACGCCCCCGAGCTGGTTCTCGTCAACGACGACGACCTCACGTACTGCAAGATCCGCTTCGACGCCGGGTCGCTGGAGACTCTGCGGGCCCACCTCGGTGACATCACCGACCCGCTCGCCCGTGCCCTGTGCTGGTCGGCGCTGTGGAACCTGACCCGCGACGCGCTCATGCCCGCGCGGGACTTCGTCGACCTCGTGCTGCGCTTCGCGGGCCGCGAGTCGGACATCGGTGTGCTCCAGACGCTCCACGCGTGGGCGAACTCGGCGCTCACCTTCTATGCGGCGCCCGAGTGGCGGGCCGCCGGCGGACGGCTGCTCGCCGAGGGCGCGCTGCGGGAGCTGCGGTCCGCCGGGCCCGGCAGCCAGCACCAGCTGACGTGGGCGCGGTTCTTCGCGGCGGTCGCGTCCGGCGAGGACGACCTGCGGCTGCTCCAGGAGCTGCTGGAGGGGTCGGCGAAGATCGACGGGCTTGAGGTCGACCAGGAGCTGCGGTGGGCGTTCCTCGAACCGCTCGCCGCGCACGGGGTCGCGGACGAGGCGGTGCTCGCCGCGGAGCTGGCCCGCGACGACACGGCGTCCGGCAAGCGGCATCAGGTGCGGTGTCTGGCGGCGCGGCCGTCCGCGGCGGTCAAGGCGCAGGCGTGGGCCGCCGTGGTGGAGTCGGACTCGCTGTCCAACGCGCTGGTGGAGGCGACGATCGGGGGGTTCGCGCAGGCGTCCCATCGGGAGCTGACCGCTTCGTACGCGTCGAAGTACTTCGAGGTGATCGAGCGGGTGTGGGCGGAGCGGTCGATCCAGATCGGGATGGATGTGGTGCGGGGGCTGTTCCCGTCGCTGCAGGACTCTGCCGAGACGCTGGCCGCTGCTGATGCGTGGCTTGCCTCTCACGGGGAGGCCGCGCCCGCGCTTCGGCGGTTGGTGGTCGAGGCTCGGGATGATCTGGGGCGCGCGCTTCGTGGGCAGGCGTGTGATGGGGCTGCCGCCGGTTGA
- a CDS encoding mycothiol-dependent nitroreductase Rv2466c family protein, with protein sequence MSEQTSVKTPVDFWFDPLCPWAWMTSRWVLEVEKVRDIEVRWHIMSLAVLNEPRLDELNDHYREMMSTTAWEPVRVVTAAWQKHGAEVLGPLYTALGNRIHNDGQGPTREAVVGALDEVGLPADLIDYADQKDFEFDAELRASHKEGIDKVGQDVGTPVIAVPGADGEQIAFFGPVVTPAPKGEEAAKLWDGTLLVASVQGFYELKRTRTQGPDFSNL encoded by the coding sequence ATGTCCGAGCAGACCTCCGTCAAGACTCCCGTCGACTTCTGGTTCGACCCGCTGTGCCCCTGGGCGTGGATGACCTCGCGATGGGTCCTGGAGGTGGAGAAGGTCCGGGACATCGAGGTCCGCTGGCACATCATGAGCCTCGCCGTGCTGAACGAGCCGAGGCTGGACGAGCTGAACGACCACTACCGCGAGATGATGTCCACCACGGCGTGGGAGCCGGTCCGCGTGGTGACCGCCGCCTGGCAGAAGCACGGCGCCGAGGTCCTCGGCCCGCTCTACACCGCGCTCGGCAACCGCATCCACAACGACGGCCAGGGCCCGACGAGGGAAGCGGTCGTCGGCGCGCTCGACGAGGTCGGCCTCCCCGCGGACCTGATCGACTACGCGGACCAGAAGGACTTCGAGTTCGACGCCGAGCTGCGCGCCTCCCACAAGGAGGGCATCGACAAGGTGGGCCAGGACGTCGGCACGCCCGTCATCGCGGTCCCCGGCGCCGACGGTGAGCAGATCGCCTTCTTCGGCCCGGTCGTCACCCCGGCACCCAAGGGCGAGGAGGCCGCCAAGCTGTGGGACGGCACGCTTCTCGTCGCCTCGGTGCAGGGCTTCTACGAGCTGAAGCGCACCCGCACGCAGGGCCCGGACTTCAGCAACCTGTAG